The Acidobacteriota bacterium genome includes a window with the following:
- a CDS encoding cytochrome c — translation MASTSTLVSPVRRTGRFTAGRPAVVAGVLLAAALVAGCRQDMHDTPRYEALEASDFFADKRAMRPIPDGTVARGNLRADDVYYTGKQDGEPIHHLPAQIELNQALLDRGQQRYDIYCSPCHSPLGDGNGTVVQRGYKRPASYADPRLRAVGIGYFYDVITNGFGQMPDYAAQVAPADRWAIAAYIRALQLSQSGTIDDVPADQRGTLDGPAAAAPLASHEGGAAHE, via the coding sequence ATGGCGTCCACATCGACGTTGGTCAGTCCGGTCCGCCGTACCGGCCGTTTCACCGCAGGGCGCCCGGCCGTCGTGGCCGGCGTACTGCTGGCCGCCGCGCTGGTGGCCGGCTGTCGCCAGGACATGCACGACACGCCGCGCTACGAGGCGCTCGAAGCGAGCGACTTCTTCGCCGACAAACGGGCCATGCGTCCGATTCCCGACGGCACCGTCGCGCGCGGCAACCTGCGCGCCGACGATGTGTATTACACGGGCAAGCAGGACGGCGAGCCGATCCACCACCTGCCCGCGCAGATCGAGTTGAACCAGGCGTTGCTCGATCGCGGCCAGCAGCGCTACGACATCTACTGTTCGCCGTGTCACTCGCCGCTCGGCGACGGCAACGGCACCGTGGTGCAGCGCGGCTACAAGCGTCCCGCGTCGTATGCCGACCCGAGGCTCCGCGCCGTGGGCATCGGCTACTTCTACGACGTCATCACCAACGGCTTCGGCCAGATGCCTGACTACGCGGCGCAGGTCGCGCCCGCCGATCGCTGGGCGATCGCGGCGTACATCCGCGCCCTGCAGTTGAGCCAGTCCGGCACGATCGACGATGTGCCCGCGGACCAGCGCGGCACGCTCGACGGACCGGCGGCCGCCGCGCCCCTGGCGTCCCACGAAGGAGGCGCTGCTCATGAGTGA
- a CDS encoding DUF3341 domain-containing protein, whose protein sequence is MADVAQAPGLYGVMAEFADATELVRAAKAAYADGYRQMDAYTAAPVHGLAEALGHDDRRVQKFTFTGGIFGFVGGFGLCYWASVIEYPMNIGGRPLNSWVAFSIPTYETTILLAALATVGGMLAMSGLPQPYHPVFNVEAFRKTATSTGFFLCIEATDPRFDAARTRTFLEGLHPRAINEVNP, encoded by the coding sequence ATGGCTGATGTCGCACAGGCGCCGGGGCTCTACGGCGTGATGGCCGAGTTCGCCGATGCCACCGAACTGGTGCGCGCGGCCAAGGCGGCCTACGCCGACGGTTACAGGCAGATGGACGCCTATACGGCGGCACCGGTCCACGGTCTGGCCGAGGCGCTCGGCCACGACGACAGGCGCGTGCAGAAATTCACGTTCACCGGCGGCATTTTCGGCTTCGTCGGCGGGTTCGGGCTGTGCTACTGGGCGTCGGTGATCGAGTACCCGATGAACATCGGCGGGCGACCGCTGAACAGCTGGGTGGCGTTCTCGATCCCGACCTACGAGACCACCATCCTGCTGGCCGCGCTCGCCACGGTGGGCGGCATGCTCGCGATGAGCGGCCTGCCGCAGCCGTACCACCCGGTCTTCAACGTCGAGGCGTTCCGCAAGACGGCCACGAGCACGGGATTCTTCCTGTGCATCGAGGCGACGGACCCGCGGTTCGACGCCGCGCGCACGCGGACCTTCCTCGAAGGACTGCACCCGAGGGCCATCAACGAGGTGAACCCGTAG
- the nrfD gene encoding polysulfide reductase NrfD: protein MLDHPKEAVPGARYLAPGHNFGSISDKISGIITGRTPFSWFIGFLLGFSILQLLLVSIAYLVFKGTGIWGVNNPVAWGFAIINFVWWIGIGHAGTLISAILMLFRQPWRMSIARAAEAMTVFAVACAAIFPIFHTGRPWLAIYWLMPYPNTMGLWPNFRSPLIWDVFAVSTYATVSIVFWYVGLIPDLATMRDRAKSSIAQRLYGIFALGWRGSAIHWQRYETASLMLAGLSAPLVLSVHTVVSFDFAVSVIPGWHATIFPPYFVAGAIYAGFAMVLTLMIPMRAIYGLHDFITERHIDAMAKVTLATGLIVFYGYCMEAFFGWYSANQFEEYMIVNRMTGPYAGYYWALIFCNGVVPQLLWSRRVRSSLPALFGVCMVVNVGMWLERFVIVVTSLHRDFIPGSWGMYYPTFWDWGTFIGTIGLFLTLFYLFIRVLPMISIFEVRTLTPAAHAKGDAHHG, encoded by the coding sequence GTGCTAGACCACCCCAAGGAAGCCGTCCCCGGAGCGCGCTATCTGGCGCCAGGGCACAACTTCGGGTCGATCTCCGACAAGATCTCCGGGATCATCACGGGGCGTACGCCCTTCAGCTGGTTCATCGGCTTCCTGCTGGGATTCAGCATCCTGCAGTTGCTCCTGGTGTCCATCGCGTACCTGGTGTTCAAGGGCACGGGCATCTGGGGCGTCAACAACCCGGTGGCGTGGGGTTTTGCGATCATCAACTTCGTCTGGTGGATCGGCATCGGCCACGCCGGCACGCTGATCTCCGCCATCCTGATGCTGTTCCGGCAGCCCTGGCGCATGTCGATCGCCCGCGCGGCCGAGGCCATGACGGTCTTTGCCGTGGCCTGTGCGGCCATCTTCCCGATCTTCCACACAGGCCGACCCTGGCTCGCCATCTACTGGCTGATGCCGTACCCGAACACGATGGGCCTGTGGCCGAACTTCCGCAGCCCGCTCATCTGGGACGTGTTCGCGGTCTCCACTTACGCCACCGTCTCGATCGTCTTCTGGTACGTCGGCCTCATCCCCGACCTGGCGACGATGCGCGACAGGGCGAAGTCGTCGATCGCGCAGCGCCTGTACGGCATCTTCGCGCTTGGCTGGCGCGGGTCGGCCATCCACTGGCAGCGCTATGAGACGGCGTCGCTGATGCTCGCTGGCCTGAGCGCACCGCTCGTGCTCTCGGTGCACACGGTGGTGAGCTTCGACTTCGCCGTGTCGGTGATCCCCGGCTGGCACGCGACGATCTTCCCGCCGTACTTCGTTGCCGGTGCCATCTACGCGGGCTTCGCGATGGTGCTCACGCTGATGATCCCGATGCGCGCCATCTACGGTCTGCACGACTTCATCACCGAGCGCCATATCGACGCCATGGCCAAGGTGACACTGGCCACGGGCCTGATCGTCTTCTACGGCTACTGCATGGAGGCATTCTTCGGCTGGTACAGCGCCAACCAGTTCGAGGAGTACATGATCGTCAACCGCATGACGGGCCCGTATGCGGGCTACTACTGGGCGCTGATTTTCTGCAACGGCGTCGTCCCGCAATTGCTGTGGTCCAGGCGGGTCCGGTCGTCGCTGCCGGCGCTCTTCGGGGTGTGCATGGTCGTCAACGTCGGCATGTGGCTCGAGCGCTTCGTCATCGTCGTCACCTCGCTGCACCGCGACTTCATTCCCGGGTCGTGGGGCATGTACTACCCGACCTTCTGGGACTGGGGCACGTTCATCGGCACGATTGGCCTGTTCCTGACGCTGTTCTATCTGTTCATCCGTGTGCTGCCCATGATTTCGATCTTCGAGGTCCGCACGCTCACGCCTGCCGCGCACGCCAAGGGAGATGCCCACCATGGCTGA